The genome window TCCCTTAGATAAGGGAATAAAAGAAATCTGGGGATAACAGCGATTGAAAGGTCTTTCTGATTTTCGAAGAATATGATGTGTTATACAGGGCTAGTTCGACTTAAAAAACAAAAAGAAAAGCATTCTTGTATAAACAAGAACACTTTTCTTCGTAAACAAAGGAAAGCGACACCCGCTGCCGGTACATCATCGGTTTCTGCTTCAGAATCAATCCGAAGACAGACGCCATCATATGAAATTGTACGGAACCTGATCATGGATCCGGGCCATAACCTTCGTATGCTTCAACAAGAATCTATCCTGCCGATCCATCCTAGGCCTGTTCCAGAATCACATTCGTGATCGCCCACTGGGTGGACGCATCATAATCCCGCAATATAGCTTCAATTGGCAAACCCATGTGTTGCTCGAGCTTCTCCCGGAATTTCTTCTTATATAAGACAGACATGCGGAAGTCCACTTCCAGCTTTAAGCCGGGGGCCTCCCCTTCCAGGGCGTCAGAGCGCGGTGAACGTCGGTGCTTCGCGTAGAAGGTCACAATGTTCTGGTCAATGGTCACTCTCAGGAGAGTGGTGCCAAATCCGAACAGTTCCTTCGAGATTTCGTTATAATACTGGCACATCTTCTTCTTGCTCTCATTGCTGTCCAGTAGTTCCATGAACTCACCCACATCTCTTACTACCGTACATTCGACGTGTTAACACGATTGATTATACATAAATCTTCTGAAATGAGCAACCCAAAAGATATACTTAACATGTAAATTACACACAGAAGCGAACGATAAGATATTTGCCTCCAAAAA of Paenibacillus sp. FSL R5-0517 contains these proteins:
- a CDS encoding Na-translocating system protein MpsC family protein, producing the protein MELLDSNESKKKMCQYYNEISKELFGFGTTLLRVTIDQNIVTFYAKHRRSPRSDALEGEAPGLKLEVDFRMSVLYKKKFREKLEQHMGLPIEAILRDYDASTQWAITNVILEQA